The Melospiza georgiana isolate bMelGeo1 chromosome Z, bMelGeo1.pri, whole genome shotgun sequence genome contains a region encoding:
- the GCNT4 gene encoding beta-1,3-galactosyl-O-glycosyl-glycoprotein beta-1,6-N-acetylglucosaminyltransferase 4 → MKRHKWSYKCPSRRKILILCVTGWLIALLKLLHVERHFFPSRGIYLVEHFLSTSSYVRNRYSYPRNEFQYDINCSSIYEQDPHEIGKSLEIRRKEIVDLADEDVVAMTSDCHVYRSLRKYQLKPVSPEEESFPIAYSLVVHKDAAMVERLIHSLYSRQNIYCIHYDQKAAKSFKSALNNLAKCFPNIFIASKLETVDYAHISRLQADFNCLSDLMDSAVPWKYVINLCGQDFPLRSNFELVAELKKLGGGNMLETSKPSSSKRERFTYHYELMKVPYEYMQMPVKTNISKNPPPHDIEIFVGSAYFVLSREFIQYTLESSLAKDFFEWSRDTYSPDEHFWATLVRVPGVPGEVPRSSQDVTDLQSKTRLVKWNYLEDYLYPPCTGTHLRSVCIYGAGELRWLLNYGHWFANKIDSKVDPVLVKCLAEKVAEQQKEWVHLSSDEHFLHLSSTNALT, encoded by the coding sequence atGAAGAGACACAAGTGGTCCTACAAATGTCCCTCACGAAGGAAGATCTTGATTCTGTGTGTTACTGGATGGCTGATTGCACTGCTGAAGCTCCTCCATGTCGAAAGACACTTTTTTCCCTCTAGAGGCATTTACTTAGTTGAGCACTTTTTGAGCACTTCTTCTTATGTTAGAAACAGATATTCATACCCTAGAAATGAGTTCCAGTATGATATTAATTGTTCATCTATATATGAACAAGATCCTCATGAAATTGGCAAGAGTTTAGAgataagaagaaaagaaatagttGATTTAGCTGATGAAGATGTTGTAGCAATGACAAGTGACTGTCATGTGTATCGTTCACTTAGGAAATACCAGCTAAAACCTGTTTCTCCAGAGGAGGAGAGTTTTCCGATTGCCTATTCTTTGGTTGTTCACAAAGATGCGGCAATGGTAGAAAGGCTCATACATTCATTGTACAGTCGTCAAAATATTTACTGTATCCATTATGatcaaaaagcagcaaaaagcttcAAATCTGCTTTGAACAATCTAGCTAAATGtttcccaaatattttcattgcatCAAAATTGGAGACAGTGGACTACGCACATATTTCACGTCTGCAAGCAGATTTCAATTGTTTGTCTGATTTGATGGACTCTGCAGTTCCTTGGAAGTATGTTATCAATTTGTGTGGCCAAGATTTCCCTTTGAGATCAAATTTTGAACTGGTCGCTGAACTGAAGAAACTCGGTGGAGGAAACATGCTGGAAACTTCAAAGCCAAGCAGTAGCAAAAGAGAACGATTTACTTATCATTATGAACTTATGAAAGTGCCTTATGAGTACATGCAGATGCCTGTAAAAACCAACATTTCCAAGAATCCACCACCTCATGATATTGAGATATTTGTAGGCAGTGCCTATTTTGTTTTAAGCCGAGAATTTATTCAGTATACCCTTGAAAGCTCACttgcaaaagatttttttgagTGGTCGAGGGACACATACTCTCCAGATGAACATTTCTGGGCCACTCTTGTACGTGTCCCTGGGGTCCCTGGGGAAGTTCCAAGGTCATCCCAGGATGTAACAGACTTACAAAGCAAAACTCGTCTGGTGAAATGGAATTATCTTGAAGACTATTTGTATCCTCCATGCACTGGTACCCACCTTCGCAGTGTCTGCATCTATGGGGCTGGAGAATTAAGGTGGCTTCTGAATTACGGACACTGGTTTGCCAACAAGATTGACTCCAAAGTAGATCCTGTCCTGGTAAAGTGCTTGGCAGAAAAGGTGGCAGAACAACAGAAGGAGTGGGTACATTTGTCCTCTGATGAGCACTTTCTGCACTTAAGTTCTACGAATGCCTTGACATAG